CCCTCGCGTTGGCGCGTTGGCGCTACCGACACCGGCCCCAGGCCAAACCAGCCCTCGCTGCCATCGGACAACACCACCGGCGAGACGGCCACGTGCCCGACGAGAGTGTCGGCATCCTCCGCGACCAGTGACAGCGTCAACTGCCCCGCGTCGCGCAAGGCATCGTTGATGAACTGCTCGGTGTGCGAGGTGTGTTCGGCCTCGCGGAATGCCGCTTCGGTCAGCGCATGGATGGCAGGAACATCGGCCGGCGCCTCTGCACGTATCAACATGCGTCGCCGGACTCCCCGGCATGTTCCGGCCACAGGATG
The nucleotide sequence above comes from Dyella telluris. Encoded proteins:
- a CDS encoding GNAT family N-acetyltransferase — translated: MLIRAEAPADVPAIHALTEAAFREAEHTSHTEQFINDALRDAGQLTLSLVAEDADTLVGHVAVSPVVLSDGSEGWFGLGPVSVAPTRQREGIGSRLVHQALDVLRAHGATGCVVLGDPLYYSRFGFSANPSLVLPDVPAAYFQSLLFAGRMPVADVRYHPAFFAGDPGGT